Proteins from a single region of Streptomyces spinoverrucosus:
- a CDS encoding 4a-hydroxytetrahydrobiopterin dehydratase, whose product MPVEPLSQKEIEDRLAELPGWSLDGDRLTRSYRLGSHLAATALVVHIAQVQEELNHHSDLTLGYNTVTLTVSTHSAGGKVTRMDFKLAERVEALAPAHGAG is encoded by the coding sequence ATGCCCGTCGAACCGCTGTCGCAGAAGGAGATCGAGGACCGGCTGGCGGAGCTGCCCGGCTGGTCGCTCGACGGCGACCGGCTCACCCGCTCCTACCGACTCGGCTCGCACCTGGCGGCGACGGCCCTGGTCGTGCACATCGCCCAGGTCCAGGAGGAGCTCAACCACCACTCCGACCTCACCCTCGGCTACAACACCGTCACCCTCACCGTCAGCACGCACAGCGCCGGCGGCAAGGTGACGCGGATGGACTTCAAGCTCGCCGAGCGGGTGGAGGCCCTCGCCCCCGCGCACGGCGCCGGCTGA
- a CDS encoding helix-turn-helix domain-containing protein, whose product MSERRAAPTVGQVVLGKRLQELREAAGLGREEAARVLRVAPATVRRMETAEVALRIPYLQILLPAYGVPEDEVTAFVALAEEANQPGWWQRFSDVLPDWFSLFVSLEGAARLIRSYEPHFVPGLLQTEDYARAVLEAGTIGQSGGAEMIERHVSLRMARQELLRRPDPPHLWVIMDETVLRRPVSTRREVMGAQLDRLLEAAESDRVTLQVAEFARGPHPGTYAPFSLFRFAEAELPDMVFTEYLTGALYLDSRSEVSAHLEVLDHMTAHAASAQRSKKILQEYRGGV is encoded by the coding sequence GTGAGTGAGCGGCGGGCCGCGCCCACCGTGGGCCAGGTGGTTCTCGGAAAGCGTCTGCAGGAGCTGCGCGAGGCAGCCGGTCTGGGGCGCGAGGAGGCCGCCCGCGTCCTGCGGGTGGCCCCGGCGACCGTACGGCGGATGGAGACGGCCGAGGTCGCGCTCAGGATCCCGTACCTGCAGATCCTGCTGCCCGCCTACGGCGTCCCCGAGGACGAGGTGACGGCGTTCGTCGCGCTGGCCGAGGAGGCGAACCAGCCGGGCTGGTGGCAGCGGTTCAGCGATGTGCTGCCGGACTGGTTCAGCCTGTTCGTCAGCCTGGAGGGCGCCGCCCGGCTGATCCGCTCCTACGAGCCGCACTTCGTGCCCGGACTGCTCCAGACGGAGGACTACGCCCGTGCCGTGCTGGAGGCCGGGACGATCGGGCAGTCCGGCGGTGCGGAGATGATCGAACGGCATGTCTCCCTGCGCATGGCCCGGCAGGAGCTGCTGCGCCGGCCCGACCCGCCGCACCTGTGGGTGATCATGGACGAGACGGTCCTGCGCCGCCCGGTGAGCACACGCCGTGAGGTCATGGGCGCCCAGCTGGACCGGCTGCTGGAGGCCGCCGAGAGCGACCGGGTCACGCTCCAGGTCGCCGAGTTCGCCCGGGGCCCGCATCCGGGGACGTACGCGCCCTTCTCCCTGTTCCGCTTCGCCGAGGCTGAGCTGCCGGACATGGTCTTCACCGAGTACCTGACCGGCGCCCTGTATCTCGACTCCCGCAGCGAGGTCTCCGCGCACCTGGAGGTGCTGGACCACATGACCGCGCACGCCGCGTCGGCCCAGCGCTCCAAGAAAATCCTCCAGGAGTACCGCGGGGGCGTGTGA
- a CDS encoding class I SAM-dependent methyltransferase gives MLDYTDEAERYDASRGGEPRAAAAAEGVLSLVPRQTRKLLDVACGTGIVTRRLAAARPGTRVTGADLTYAMARHAAARLPGAVVLADCHRLPFRDGEFDAVTSVWLLHLLRRPEHVRAAVAECARVLRPGGVYVTTVDKAAAHNVGSDIDAILASRPRSPALDTSAAVESYAAEHGLLPAGRARFPGRGQGRSPRRTIADLRRGWFVTLPPGHPLADDFATRLAELPDQDRPRPDPWFTLRAFEKPG, from the coding sequence GTGCTGGACTACACCGACGAGGCCGAGCGGTACGACGCCTCCCGGGGCGGCGAGCCCAGGGCGGCCGCCGCCGCGGAGGGCGTGCTGAGCCTCGTACCGCGGCAGACGCGCAAGCTGCTCGACGTGGCCTGCGGCACCGGCATCGTGACCCGGCGGCTCGCGGCGGCCCGGCCCGGGACGCGGGTGACGGGCGCCGACCTGACGTACGCCATGGCACGCCATGCCGCCGCCCGCCTGCCCGGCGCCGTCGTCCTCGCCGACTGCCACCGACTGCCCTTCCGGGACGGGGAGTTCGACGCCGTCACCAGCGTGTGGCTGCTGCACCTGCTGCGACGGCCGGAGCACGTCAGGGCCGCCGTCGCCGAGTGCGCCCGCGTGCTGCGCCCCGGCGGCGTCTACGTCACGACGGTCGACAAGGCCGCCGCCCACAACGTCGGCAGTGACATCGATGCCATCCTCGCCTCCCGCCCCCGCAGCCCCGCCCTGGACACCTCGGCCGCCGTCGAGTCGTACGCCGCCGAACACGGTCTCCTGCCCGCCGGACGGGCCCGCTTCCCGGGGCGGGGCCAGGGGCGCAGCCCCCGCCGCACCATCGCCGACCTGCGCCGCGGCTGGTTCGTCACCCTCCCGCCCGGTCACCCCCTCGCCGACGACTTCGCCACCCGCCTCGCCGAACTCCCCGACCAGGACCGCCCCCGCCCGGACCCGTGGTTCACCCTGCGGGCGTTCGAGAAACCCGGGTGA
- a CDS encoding helix-turn-helix domain-containing protein translates to MTTLPSAHGTPADQGVGPLLRAWRERRRISQLELASRAGSSARHISFVETGRSRPSEEMVLKLAEHLDIPVREHNALLLAAGYAPRYPRTPLDDPALDALREGMERLIRGYEPYPALVLDATYNVLAANRGVTMLLEGLPESLLGQPPNVMRLTLHPEGLAPRIRNFRDWRAHLLAQMERQIALHRSAALRELYEEVAAYPVPESATGDEPAERVPYFALPMRIEHEGRTLSFVSSISTFNTPMDVTVAELAIETLLPADPATVKYLHSLLP, encoded by the coding sequence ATGACCACGCTCCCGTCCGCGCACGGCACCCCCGCCGACCAGGGCGTCGGCCCGCTGCTACGGGCCTGGCGGGAGCGGCGGCGGATCAGTCAGCTGGAGCTGGCGTCGCGGGCGGGCTCCTCGGCGCGGCACATCAGCTTCGTCGAGACGGGCCGCTCCCGCCCCAGCGAGGAGATGGTGCTGAAACTGGCCGAGCACCTGGACATCCCCGTGCGGGAGCACAACGCGCTGCTGCTGGCGGCCGGTTACGCCCCGCGCTACCCGCGGACGCCCCTGGACGACCCGGCGCTGGACGCCCTGCGCGAGGGCATGGAACGGCTGATCCGCGGCTACGAGCCGTACCCGGCGCTGGTGCTGGACGCGACGTACAACGTGCTGGCCGCCAACCGGGGCGTCACCATGCTGCTGGAGGGCCTCCCGGAGTCCCTGCTCGGTCAGCCGCCGAACGTCATGCGGCTGACCCTGCACCCGGAGGGCCTGGCGCCGCGCATCCGTAACTTCCGTGACTGGCGGGCGCATCTGCTCGCCCAGATGGAGCGGCAGATCGCGCTCCACCGCTCGGCGGCGCTGCGGGAGTTGTACGAGGAGGTGGCCGCGTATCCGGTGCCCGAGTCGGCGACCGGTGACGAACCGGCCGAGCGCGTCCCCTACTTCGCGCTGCCGATGCGGATCGAGCACGAGGGCCGGACCCTGTCGTTCGTCTCGTCGATCTCCACGTTCAACACCCCCATGGACGTGACCGTCGCCGAACTGGCCATCGAGACACTGCTTCCGGCCGACCCGGCGACGGTCAAGTACCTTCACTCGCTGCTGCCCTGA